In Papaver somniferum cultivar HN1 chromosome 1, ASM357369v1, whole genome shotgun sequence, a genomic segment contains:
- the LOC113339224 gene encoding protein RALF-like 4: MAVKVCMFWIFLAAVACLIAESSSTSSDMLVGGEVARSLTQRCNREGGDCIGENNELIVDSKINRRSLFQPKRHISYDAIKKDWIPCSKRGRSYYDCTKASQANPYNRGCTVATHCARIIR; the protein is encoded by the coding sequence ATGGCTGTGAAAGTCTGCATGTTCTGGATCTTTTTAGCTGCTGTGGCTTGTTTGATAGCAGAGTCATCATCAACTTCTTCTGATATGTTAGTGGGTGGCGAAGTCGCAAGATCATTAACACAAAGATGTAATCGTGAAGGTGGAGACTGCATCGGTGAAAATAATGAATTAATTGTGGATTCCAAAATTAATCGCCGTTCGTTGTTTCAACCTAAGAGACATATTAGTTATGATGCCATTAAGAAGGACTGGATTCCTTGTAGTAAACGTGGAAGGTCTTACTACGATTGTACTAAAGCATCTCAAGCTAATCCCTACAATAGAGGTTGCACAGTTGCTACTCATTGCGCAAGGATTATCAGATAA
- the LOC113339235 gene encoding S-norcoclaurine synthase 2-like yields the protein MMKPAIFMVIFALFLMGKGADSMRYELNNEIDVPLSASSIWGVYACKELPKLIVKLLPHVFDRIDYISGDGGVGTVIRIIFPPGEVPRSYKETFRKIDHAQRLKEVQQLSGGYLAMGVTSYVDKFKIISTGPNSCTIRSTTEYEVPDHLADKVNSLISIEGLVPMAKAIVEYVKEFGDYGQCLGTSANADLAHIALPV from the exons ATGATGAAACCAGCAATTTTTATGGTGATTTTTGCATTGTTTTTGATGGGGAAAGGAGCAGATTCAATGAGGTATGAACTTAATAACGAGATAGATGTTCCATTATCAGCCAGTTCTATTTGGGGTGTTTACGCTTGTAAAGAACTCCCTAAGCTCATCGTCAAATTACTCCCCCATGTTTTTGACCGGATCGATTACATCAGCGGAGATGGTGGTGTCGGCACCGTCATACGCATTATTTTTCCTCCTG GGGAAGTGCCACGGTCATACAAAGAGACGTTCAGGAAAATAGATCATGCTCAACGTTTGAAGGAGGTGCAACAACTTTCAGGAGGGTACTTAGCCATGGGCGTGACATCTTACGTTGATAAGTTCAAAATCATAAGCACTGGTCCTAATTCATGTACCATCAGATCCACAACGGAGTATGAAGTCCCAGATCATCTTGCTGATAAAGTCAACAGCCTAATCAGTATTGAGGGTCTTGTTCCGATGGCTAAAGCCATTGTTGAGTATGTTAAGGAATTCGGTGATTATGGTCAATGCCTGGGAACAAGTGCTAATGCCGATTTAGCTCATATAGCGTTGCCTGTTTAA